Proteins found in one Candidatus Nomurabacteria bacterium genomic segment:
- the rsmG gene encoding 16S rRNA (guanine(527)-N(7))-methyltransferase RsmG: MDNILKHFLHLSAVQQQQLAALGALYHNWNAKINVISRKDIDLLYPNHILHSLAIAKYIEFSAQDRVLDAGTGGGMPGIPLAILFPNTQFVLVDSTRKKLQVVDAIAAELGLSNVQTEHIRLEEIHDQYDYVVSRAVTRLDVMWGWVHQRIRQSSQNKVPNGLLYLKGGDISGELPNNCRVQKIPLQSLINEPQFVEKALVHICKK; encoded by the coding sequence ATGGATAACATTCTAAAGCATTTTCTGCACTTGAGTGCCGTGCAGCAGCAACAGCTTGCAGCGTTAGGTGCGTTATATCATAATTGGAACGCAAAAATTAATGTTATTTCTAGAAAAGATATAGACCTGCTTTACCCAAATCATATTCTGCATAGTTTGGCTATCGCAAAATATATAGAATTTAGTGCCCAAGATCGTGTGCTTGACGCAGGCACGGGTGGTGGCATGCCAGGTATCCCCTTGGCGATACTGTTTCCCAACACCCAATTTGTACTTGTAGATAGCACGCGAAAAAAATTACAAGTAGTAGATGCTATTGCTGCGGAGCTAGGACTTTCCAATGTACAGACAGAACATATACGTTTAGAAGAAATACATGATCAATATGATTACGTTGTTTCGAGAGCAGTTACGCGGCTTGATGTCATGTGGGGATGGGTGCACCAGCGCATCAGGCAATCGTCTCAAAATAAGGTACCCAACGGCCTGTTGTATTTAAAAGGTGGCGACATTTCAGGTGAGTTACCGAACAATTGTCGTGTTCAAAAAATACCACTCCAATCGTTGATAAATGAACCACAGTTTGTCGAAAAAGCGCTCGTACATATCTGTAAAAAGTAA
- a CDS encoding cob(I)yrinic acid a,c-diamide adenosyltransferase codes for MSFEDFKSKDSVVVVYTGEGKGKTSASIGLMARALGANWKVAYIQFIKHWHVNEHTFIENITPIYGDNLLFMKGGAGFYNAGELSAKNVTENEHKAIALKTYTAALQAATSGDYDLVICDEINNAVHDGLLTVQHLRELLEEHHPKTSICVTGRDFPNELMHFTDISTNMTKLKHHFDDKYLANPGIDY; via the coding sequence ATGAGTTTTGAAGATTTTAAAAGCAAAGATAGTGTCGTCGTGGTATACACTGGCGAAGGCAAGGGTAAAACAAGTGCGAGCATTGGCTTAATGGCGCGTGCTCTTGGTGCGAATTGGAAGGTTGCCTACATCCAATTTATTAAGCACTGGCACGTTAATGAACATACGTTCATAGAAAACATTACACCTATATACGGAGACAATTTATTATTTATGAAAGGTGGGGCTGGTTTTTACAATGCAGGTGAACTAAGTGCTAAAAATGTCACGGAAAACGAACATAAAGCTATAGCGCTAAAAACATATACAGCAGCTCTTCAAGCAGCAACCAGTGGCGATTACGACCTTGTTATATGTGATGAAATAAACAATGCTGTCCATGATGGTTTACTTACTGTGCAGCATCTGCGCGAACTTTTAGAAGAACACCACCCAAAAACAAGTATCTGTGTTACCGGTAGAGATTTTCCTAATGAACTCATGCATTTTACCGATATCTCAACAAATATGACAAAGCTAAAACATCATTTTGATGATAAATATTTGGCAAATCCTGGTATAGATTACTAG